Proteins encoded by one window of Mailhella massiliensis:
- the hrpB gene encoding ATP-dependent helicase HrpB: MNMPVESALPGLLEALNTHGRALLTAPPGSGKTTRVPLFLMEHMEGTILMLDPRRIAARSSARYMASLLGEETGAHVGYRVRLESRVGRSTRVEVITEGILTRRLTADPELSGASCVIFDEFHERSLQADTGLALCLEAQEALRPDLKILVMSATLDGGELSARLDPCPVVQAEGRLWPVDIRYLPCPAGTGPAGSFSGREALLAHTASAVRRVLAEEKGSVLVFLPGQGEIRRTAEMLNSLPPDVSLHPLYGDLSAAEQDRAIAPAAPGRRKVVLATSIAETSLTIEGVRVVVDSGLARTARFSPSTGMSALVTYRVTQDAADQRAGRAGRVEPGVCLRLWHEGESLLPMRRPEILDADLTPFLLDLLAWGAMPQDLPLLTMPSEASVSRALHTLDMLEALVWKDGRPRLSPHGRELVRLPLHPRLAHMALLAGEHLPLAAALAALVEERSSGPGCDIRPRLAELRRNGRLRRSAEQLFALAGGKGTLSLNDVLADEESAGAMLSLAWPERMAMRRERGVFRLASGRGAELPPEDTLADAPFLAVAAMDGGAQGTGRIHLAAPLPRETLELLHGHLLKEEDTVLWDEKTQAVLAARRTLLGSLVLTETPLKGKDFPEDKVLECVEKALLRLGPTCLPWTEELRQWQARVMLLRRMEGDAWPDVSDAALMADMELHPGASWLSGWLAGITRRSQFSGIPLDRALHAMLDHASARRLEREAPTHIEVPSGSVVRIDYLPESGPVLAVKLQEMFGQQQSPAVCGGRCPLTVHLLSPAGRPLQVTRDLAGFWRGAYASVRAEMRGRYPRHPWPEDPLSAIPTKKTKKALERGKA; this comes from the coding sequence ATGAACATGCCCGTCGAATCCGCCCTTCCCGGCCTGCTGGAGGCCCTGAACACCCACGGCCGCGCCCTGCTCACCGCCCCACCCGGCTCCGGCAAAACCACGCGCGTGCCGCTCTTTCTCATGGAGCACATGGAAGGCACCATTCTCATGCTGGACCCCCGCCGTATTGCGGCACGCTCCTCGGCCCGGTACATGGCCTCGCTTCTGGGGGAGGAAACAGGCGCGCATGTAGGCTACCGCGTCCGGCTGGAAAGCCGCGTGGGCCGCTCCACCCGGGTGGAGGTCATCACCGAGGGCATCCTTACCCGCCGCCTCACCGCCGACCCGGAACTTTCCGGCGCGTCCTGCGTCATTTTCGATGAATTTCATGAGCGTTCCCTTCAGGCCGACACGGGTCTTGCCCTCTGCCTGGAAGCTCAGGAAGCACTCAGACCCGATCTGAAGATTCTGGTCATGTCCGCCACGCTGGATGGCGGGGAGCTTTCCGCAAGGCTTGATCCCTGCCCCGTGGTTCAGGCCGAGGGCAGGCTCTGGCCCGTGGACATACGCTACCTGCCCTGCCCTGCGGGGACCGGCCCCGCCGGTTCCTTTTCCGGCCGCGAAGCGCTGCTTGCCCATACCGCCTCCGCCGTGCGCAGGGTTCTTGCGGAGGAGAAGGGTTCCGTCCTCGTTTTTCTGCCCGGACAGGGAGAAATCCGCCGCACGGCGGAAATGCTGAACTCCCTCCCCCCGGACGTTTCGCTTCACCCCCTCTACGGCGACCTTTCCGCCGCCGAGCAGGACAGGGCCATTGCTCCCGCGGCGCCGGGCAGGCGCAAGGTGGTGCTCGCCACATCCATTGCGGAAACGAGTCTCACCATTGAAGGGGTACGCGTCGTGGTGGATTCGGGCCTTGCCCGCACGGCGCGCTTTTCTCCCTCTACGGGCATGAGCGCCCTTGTCACATACCGCGTCACGCAGGATGCCGCCGATCAGCGCGCAGGCCGTGCAGGCCGCGTGGAGCCCGGCGTCTGTCTGCGTCTCTGGCATGAAGGAGAAAGCCTCCTGCCCATGAGGCGGCCGGAAATTCTGGATGCGGATCTTACCCCCTTTCTGCTCGACCTTCTCGCCTGGGGGGCCATGCCGCAGGATCTGCCGCTTCTCACCATGCCTTCCGAAGCATCGGTTTCCCGGGCGCTTCATACGCTGGACATGCTGGAGGCTCTCGTCTGGAAAGACGGCAGGCCCCGCCTTTCCCCGCACGGCAGGGAACTTGTCCGCCTGCCGCTGCATCCCCGCCTTGCGCATATGGCGCTTCTTGCGGGCGAACATCTTCCTCTGGCCGCAGCGCTGGCCGCTCTTGTGGAGGAACGCAGCTCCGGCCCGGGCTGCGACATACGCCCGCGCCTTGCGGAACTTCGCCGAAACGGCCGCCTGCGCCGGAGTGCGGAACAGCTCTTCGCCCTTGCCGGAGGCAAGGGAACCCTTTCTCTCAACGATGTTCTTGCCGATGAGGAAAGCGCGGGAGCCATGCTTTCCCTGGCATGGCCCGAACGCATGGCCATGCGCCGGGAACGCGGCGTCTTCCGCCTCGCCTCGGGCCGGGGGGCGGAACTTCCGCCGGAAGACACGCTGGCCGACGCGCCTTTTCTCGCCGTTGCCGCCATGGACGGCGGGGCTCAGGGCACGGGCCGCATCCATCTTGCCGCGCCCCTCCCGCGCGAAACGCTGGAACTCCTGCACGGGCACCTTCTGAAGGAAGAAGACACCGTATTGTGGGATGAGAAAACGCAGGCCGTTCTGGCCGCAAGGCGCACTCTTCTGGGAAGCCTCGTTCTTACGGAAACTCCCCTGAAGGGGAAGGATTTCCCCGAGGACAAAGTGCTGGAATGCGTGGAAAAGGCCCTCCTGCGTCTCGGTCCCACCTGCCTGCCGTGGACGGAAGAGCTGCGCCAGTGGCAGGCAAGGGTCATGCTTCTGCGCCGCATGGAAGGCGACGCCTGGCCCGACGTGAGCGATGCGGCTCTCATGGCCGACATGGAACTGCACCCCGGAGCATCCTGGCTCAGCGGCTGGCTTGCGGGCATAACCCGGCGTTCCCAGTTTTCCGGCATTCCGCTGGACAGGGCTCTGCACGCCATGCTCGACCATGCTTCGGCAAGAAGGCTTGAGCGCGAAGCCCCCACGCATATCGAGGTACCTTCCGGCTCCGTGGTCCGCATCGACTATCTGCCCGAATCCGGGCCCGTGCTTGCCGTCAAGCTTCAGGAAATGTTCGGCCAGCAGCAGAGTCCCGCCGTATGCGGAGGCCGCTGCCCGCTTACCGTGCATCTGCTTTCTCCGGCGGGACGCCCCCTTCAGGTCACGCGCGACCTCGCCGGATTCTGGCGCGGAGCCTATGCCTCCGTGCGCGCCGAAATGAGGGGCCGCTATCCCAGGCATCCCTGGCCGGAAGATCCCCTTTCCGCCATTCCCACAAAAAAGACAAAAAAAGCTCTGGAGAGGGGCAAGGCATGA